From Chrysemys picta bellii isolate R12L10 chromosome 1, ASM1138683v2, whole genome shotgun sequence:
TACCAGCAGCAGTTCGTGTGAAAAAGAACAAACAGGCTCTTTCAATAGAGCTTTATTGTTGCTGGCCCTCCCCTCAGACATAGGCAGGAAAATATGCTCCAAGGCCTGGCATCCTCTGCTTACCTGACATGGTGCTGGAGGAGTGTGCGTGATGAAGGGCGGCGTGTATCTCTAGGCGTGCTGCCCTCCAAAAAGTCTTAGGTCACTGCTCtgctacaagaaaaaaaaataaggtaGAAAAAACATAAGTGTTCATGAGAGTATTCATTCAACATCTGGGGTCAACTGTGTCCCAGTTGCTCCTAATGAACAACCCCCCAACAATTTTCCACAGGAAGATGAAATCCCCTCAACCCAAGACCTATCCACATggcctgggggaaattcctttccgACCTGAGTGACAAAGGGACACAACCAAGGGTAAAATGATCTCTTTACACCATCCTTGTGATACTAAAGTCATGTCAGATTTAAAGGGAAAACAACATCAAAAATCAAGTTGCCTCTCACCATAGAAGCTGTTTGCTTAATTTTACAACACACTCAGGATCCTGCATTTAATGGTGGGCACTAGGAAAACATGACCTGGAAAGAATTCAGAGCATGATTCAACACTGGAGGGAACACTGCTAACCGTACACCAGGAATTACAGGGAAAGCTTTAGAATATCTGCACAATACAAAGGGTGTAAACCTTGAGGCTGTAGAGGAATTGTTCTGAGTGGTACAAGGGGATATAACTAGGAGTAATAAGCGAGAGAGAAATATTTCATAAGAGTGAGGTCTATTAAGCTGTGGAATAGTTTCCCAAAGGATGAAGTCGGAGTCTCACCACTCAGCaaagtctgaggcctggtctacactacaaagttaggttgacgtaagccaCCTTCTGTTGACCTAATCATGCATGtttctacacttaaatttgtctctcaCCTATCTAAGTGCTCTGTTATGCCAACACAGTAACACCAGCTCTCAGAGCAGAGGTCAACGCAGCACAAGGGTAGACACTACATTACCTATGtcgaccctaacagtcctcccgCAGCTGTCCACAATGCCCATTgctgaccgctctggtcacaaCTGTTAACTCCACTGCCCAGAGGTTACATTGACGGGAAGGTCCCCGCCCCCACTTAAAGCCCTGTGCATTTTTGAaaagccttttcctgattgcctaGCTCGATGAGCACACCCAGCAGTTCTCCACTGTTGAGTGCAACTGCCCATGCCAGCCACACGCTCCAGATGCGCTCCTGCCTGAGTAGACAGGGAATACTGGAATTCCTGAAccagtggggagaagaggctgtgcagacaCAGCTCCGATCCAGACGAAGAAACACtgacatctacaagcagattgctcggggatgcaggagaaggggttcGACAGGGACCAGCAGGCAGACCAGAAAGCCAGGGAAGCCAACAGTCAATCTGGTGCTAAGCGCCCGACCTGCTGCTTTtataaagagctgcatgccagacTTAGCagagaccccaccaccacccgtcACACCACGGTGGATGCCCCTGAAGAGACAGAGTAACAAGCCCAGTGGATTTTCTCACGCCAAAATTACTTCCCACTGACTTGTAGTAATCtagcattgcaagtttccacagaatgaccgccacttgcttctccactgtcagtacAGCTCTCAGTTTGATATTCCTGTGTTGGATGGCTGCAGTGGCTCGGCATATAGATCCAGAAATGTAgccttgtgcatccaaaagttctgcaggcactgctcatcatcccaaacctgcattacaaagtgatcccaccagtcatggcagctgctccatgaatgccaccaaaCTGGTTCTCGCTACGTCCCACAGCAAACTGACCATGAGGAAATCATAATGTTTCCCACAGTTCTTCTTctggctctgcaaataccagaggattGTGTGTCttgtgcttgcaatgctcatgacaatagtgcagagctgtgtcgGCTCCAtgtttctgtcagagatggtggacagtgaCAAGTCCTGCGCGGATTCATGGGAAATTTAAAATAGCTGTGGAAATTACAGGATAGAgctattatgggatggagaacatCACATTATGGGAAATTGACTCCTTGCTCTCAGTCACCCCTGCGCAACTTATTTCTGCCCCACGAGTTACCAAAACTACCCAAAAGACAGCGTGCTGAATGGTAGCAGGATGCATACTGGGATACCTATCTCTGGTGCACTGCACTGTGCTTGGACACAACCTCTCCTGGTGCATACAAGCAGCACTGATGCATGCAGCCaagtatgcatgtgcacaagtgatATACTGACTGCAGCGGCTGTATGCCAATGTAACTTGGGTCAGCAaaactttatagtgtagacatggcctaagatgAACTGGGCCCTGCACAGGAGAACagactgtagggaacaatcctgattGGCTGGAAGATGGTCTCTTCTATCAGCTCAGACAGTGAAGCCGGACTATTCGGCTTCATTTCTCAGCTCTCTAGCATGTGCAGGTTTGTAGAGGGTTTGCCAGGACTGCAGGAAAGATTTCACTCCAGAAATAGACTTGTTacattgaatttaaaaaaaagtcataccATTAGTTGTCAGGTTTTATAAAACTTTTTTGTATAAAAGCCCACTAAAATCTAGATTTGGGactttaaattgtttaaaagCATCCCAGGTTATACCAGACTCCCAAACAGAGACTTGGTCCATTAAGACTCATGTCTTCAGCACCTGCTGAACTCCAATGGCAAGTGACAAACATCACTGGAACTATAACGGTTCAGGATCCCTAGCTGGGCAGCGTGTAGGCCATTGATACAGAGTGGAAAGCAGCTGTTTGAGAACATATATGACAATGCTCCTTCCTTCCTTATCTGAACAGCTGTCTAAATGGGATCAGATGCCATGACCAGTGAGTAGCTCAGAATCAAATTTAGCAGCAGAACTTCATCTACTGAACCTACCTATATTGGTTATTTCCACCACCTGTAGTGAGAAAAACCTATCAACTTCTCTCTCAGGAGCAGAACTTGTTTGGCACTTATGCACAGCACTTGTCCATGCTGTCCTCAACTGCTTCCCACATATAGTTGTTAAACCCCCTGAATTCTGCCTTGCATCCCTCTTCCCCTTTCAGTGCTGGGTCTTTCCTGAGCAGCTAAAAGGAAAACTATGCAGTTACTATGCAATGTGAATAAGCCACCACCAAAAACTGAGCTTAGAACCTCCAAACTCATTTTACTCGTGAGCTTTAGCAGCATCCAAACCTGGCAGATAGGTTTGGTTAGGAGCTTTCCATAGGGGCTACTTCTCCCCCTCTCATGCCGCATTTTGACACTGCCTTTTAAAGGTTGCTACCACCGTGTCTTAGGTGATCGGGCCCCGGGTGCAGAGCGCTTGGGCCACATCCTACCCTTTGCTAAGGTgatcatatttcccaaagagaaaacgggcacccccagctgctcacccgaggggcccctgccccatgctgttgCCCATCGCTGGAACCCtgcacttctccccctccccccacgcaaGGCTGTTGCCTGGTCGCTGGAACCCTGCGGGGGCCCACATGCTGGAaaactgccccctctccctgcagggaCTGGCATCTCTGCAGTCACCTCCTCTGCACTGcatcccactttttttttcaaaagtgggcACTTGTCCTGTTTAGTTTTGGCAACTGATCAAGtcagcaagagcaaacgggacaaatgccaacttgggggggggggggggggaatcgggATGGCCAggacagagcttaaaaaaaaaagggggacttatcccagccaaaacgggacatatggtcaccttaCCCTTTGCACAGGCAGCTTCACTGAAGCCAATtagagttgcaggggggttagGTCATGGTGGAATTTGGCTCCTCGCCCTACTTGTTTTTCTGAGTCCCTTTAGGTTTCTTTAGACTCCCTGGTATTACACTGTGGTTTACGTTACATTCACTCTGAATCACTGACCAGTGCCTCAAGCACCTGAGTGGGGAGCATTTTACAATGCTGCTGTTCTCAGTCCCAGACTCTGCACAGCCCAACCTGTGGCACAGCCCCAGGGCACACAGCCCGTCAGCTGCATGTTAACGAGGGGCGAGCCCAGTGGGTTGGGCACAGCTGTGGAGGAGAATGTGAACTGAAGCCAAGTTAATTATCCAGCCTGCTAGGAAatgaagggaggaggaagaggcctGCTGCTGTGGGTTCCTTCCTCATCACAGTGCAGCCACACAGGAACACAGCACCTTTCCTTGCCCACTCGGTCACAACAGTCCTGTCTAACAGTGTCCCctctccctagggtgaccagacagcaagtgtgaaaaatcgggacaggcggtgggggagggggtaataggagcctatataagaaaaagacccaaaaatcgggactgtccctttaaaatcgggacatctggtcaccctacctttccCCGCCAATTGCTTGATCACCACACCCgctcctcctgcctgcacccctcccTAAACATGGGCCGGATAGTAAGGCACTGAACTTGGTGGGCAGGTTTTTCCTGACTTCAGTTGCTATGGAAACCTTCCTGAAAGcagtcatctgggacctgcctgagagagagagagccctgctgctggcctgtcATTGCCAGGGGCGTGAGAGGCCAGAGTGGAGGTGGATGAATCATGCCAGGAAAGCAGGAAGGTGCCATCAGCTGATGCACTGGGAGACAGTGAATTGGAACCCGTCCAAGGATCCAAGCGTCTCACCATGAAAGTGCCAAAGCCATACCACAATAGCCCTCTGACTCCCCACCTTGGTGGAGCAAAGATTTCTCCACACCAGCAGATCTCAAGGGGGGCGTCCAGCATTGTCTTGGGAGGACAACTCCACTCCCTAAGTACAGCTGCTCATCTGATCCATCTCAAGTAGCTGCTAGGGGCACCCTTAAACTATTTGCCTGATCTTGATGAATCCTAGCAGTAGTAATATTACCAAAAAACATTCATAGCACGAAGCTGCTTTAGAGATTAAAACATGAATTCAgttcactccctgccccagctccagtAAAATGTCACAGGGAACTGGGGCAAAGGATTCTGGGGCACATCAAGGGCTCAGTGGGGAGTGGGTACATGCTGGAGGAGAAAGGTCAAGGTCAACGTGCTCTACACATTCCCTGTGGCCCCATACCACAACTGCACTCCCTTGACTGACCGATGTTGGGCCAAAGCAGCCCTCACCTCTTCCAGGAGACAGCCTGTACTCCCCACGCCCAAGGAACTTCCAGCTGATACAAAACCAGGAGGTGCAATTTAAATGGATTTCAGAGATGGACAGAAAGCCAAGGAAGGGGACAGGATGAACCAGTTAGAGTGACAATGGATGAACTGTGAGACAGACTGTTAAGAAGCCGGTGAAGATAACATAGGATGAGGGTCCTCATTTCCAAGAGCACGAGGATTATACCATTTGAGCACCGTGGAGCCCCCTGCATTATAGAGAGAAGTAATAGAATACTGAAAATACAAAGGATCTTACTGGAAAATTCCAGTTACAGGAAAAGTGCTGTGATgaattacctttaaaaaaaaaaaagaagaagagagagagagagaaaaaatgttaTGGCTGCAAGGTCAGCATCCCAAAGTTAGGGTATTGTCtgtataaccttaactctgcccctaaGAGTCTGAGTTATAACAGTCCTTACATGATTGCATGCTATTTCTCATGTAGGCTTGACTGTCAgtagtgctgaacacccacaattctaactgcagccagtgggaactgtAGGTGATTAACATGtctgaaaatctgtcccataCAATTTTTTCCTATTACCCCAAATACATGTTTCCTCTTGTAGTGACACCACTGCTCTGTATACCAGGTCCATGAAATAATTTCTATACACAACGGGTAGTGAACAAAGCAAGAGCTCTTGCAGCGCTTGTTCAAAATGCACACATTCAATATTGCAGCTAAGTTAGCCATGCAATTCGCACAATGCACTCTTCCCACAGCCACAACACGGCAAGGAGCGCTAAGAAATTATATCCGTGGAAGTGCAAGCTTTCAAACCCTCAGAACTCTCTCAAATCAAACCCAGTTTTTACCTAACACACTCTGTCCCATCTGAGAACAATTTCCATGCAAAAAGTCAACTTCCAGTGTCTAGACATTCTGGTGCTACAGCTACTATCACCAGAAGACCAACACAAAAAAACCACAACGTACGGCAAGAATATCAGCAGATATAGTTAAATACTATGGAAGTCCCCTGTGATGTTTTCGGGAACATCCACACCAGTAGTGTTCTGTCAcagcctgccctgtaaccttgaGTGCCTTTATGCTGTCCAGTTTTCGTGcagagccctgacaccagtaGCCTGCCCACAAGCAcaaaaggtacatctacactgaaaaaaaacccaatatcCCCACACTTATAGCAGCAAGTCTCAGTgcccgggtcaactgacttgcAGGGCTCACAATCCtgcttgggttggagcctgggctctgaaacctggtgagaGGGCTGGTTCTCAGAGctggggctccagcccagagGGAACACCTGCACTGCTATTGAGAGTCCCACAGCGAGAGCACaaatcagttgacctgggctctgagactcactgatGCGGGAATATTTTGCAGCGTAGATGTACTCAAATTCTCACCCTGGTTTCCACCAGCCTAGTTACACCTTGCAGGGTGACGCCAACAGCACTTCCAGTCCTGTGTCTCCCCAAATCCAGCCACCCTgagttcttaactaccagacactTGGGACTTTTCCCCTCTGGTTCATCTCCCCCGAAGGTGTGAAACTAATCCCCAGCTGGCAGCTTGCTTTGGCATATGCgctccacacagtttgcacaccAGAGACACGCTGGaggcaaaaaataaacaaaaggtgtATTTAATAGAAATATCATATTCAAGAAATGGAAGTAGTGCGGGAGAGCAAACATACACAAATtacactgaaaacaaacaaaggtGCAACTTCAGGCTTTATACTTTTGAATTAGATAAAAATaccttttctaatacaagttacctattgcctcCACTGTTTCCCAGCGTACCCAGTCTCAGAAGATCCAGATTTCATGGACAATACCTGCCAAGTGACTGGCCCTCACTTCAAACCCTTCACTTTTTAAGAAGTTTTCAGGTTTCTTTTCTTCTTTAGTCACTATTGATATTCGAAGTGGGAAAAACTCCCTCGTTTCCTAGGCCTtttctacactgccacttacagcaCTGAAGCTTtcatcgctcagggatgtgaaagaacacccccctgagcgatgcaagtttcagcgctgtaaagtgcgactacacagccacattaaagcactgccgcggcagcgctttaacattggcTGTGTAGGCTAGCCCGTAGTTTTCCAAGACTggtgttttcttttcagtttcaggtTGTTTCAAtgttttcccattaactttaatggtccaTCATTTGTCTTTTCCTGGGTTGTACAATTCTAGGTGCTTGGAGCTAGTCTCGTCTGGTGGGGaggcagccccttccctgcctgaCTGCCCCACTGCGAGATGGAGCTGAATGTTGCAACACAAATTATGAAAagttttatatatacacaaatgcatACATTCATAGCCacagtctgtgtgtgtatatctatcatAATGACGTTCatgttcagaacattacaagctttcacaAAAGACCTTACTCAACATATTTTATAGCACAATGACATTGTATACAATCTGTTTATTCAACTGATTATTTTGGGAGGAGATTTAACCCCCTACTCTCCTCTTGGGGTGTCCAGACCCGGACTGTCACCCCCCAGCCACTTGAAAACAGTTGAACCCCTTCTGTTCAaacttccacacacacaaaaaagtcatCTCTGTGTAGAGAAAATTCCAACTTGCCAAGTGAAAGTATGGACAGTTATATGTGTGACAAACAGAAAGTTGTAACTGAAAACAAACATCCTCAACTACAGCTGACTGTAGTGTTCCAGCTACAGTACCTTTGTCAAGTGTGTAACTATTCACTATACAAGGATATACAGTAAGAGCTTTGTTATCTGGCATGTTAGGGGAATGGGGGTGCCAGTTAGTCAAAAATTCCGGTtaactaaggcctagtctactcTCGGGGGgtaggaatcgatctaagttacgcaacttcagctacgtgaataatgtagctgaagtcgatgtacttaggtCTATTCACTGCGGTGTCTTCATttcggtgagttgactgctgccgcttccccggcgactctgcctgcgcctctcgcggcggtggagtacaggagtcaacgggagagcgctcgggggtcgatttattgcgtctagactagatgtgataaatcaacccctgctggatcgatcgctgcccgtcaaTCCAGTGGGTAGTACAGACATGCCCTAAGAattatacttaccaatggaatacCAAGGTTCAAAcaattagaatacaataaaattaatatacatataaatatacGTATAAAATAGTATACAGATACTCCCCAATCCAGTAGTAGTATTGCACTGCAGAGTGGCtggtttcttgaagcacttaggtGTATACAGGTAACgttttctatacagtaggttATTTTATGACACTACATATCACTATGGGCAGCGTAGGGCGTAcacccagatcactaaaaataACTAAAACTATAGTGAACACACTTTAATCTTTCTTTGACgattcagaaggcacttcaggatcttgcagtgccGTCAGGGTCATCATTATCAACATCAATTATCATTGTAGCTGTAGAAGGTGTaggagattgggctgaatctgCACTGGCCCCATGACacaccctggaagctgcttttttgacTAAATCCCTTATATCAGCTTGCttacttgtcttctgcctcttttgcataaaagtagagtGCAGCATGTGCAATTGCATAACCTCCTGGGCAGTATAACATGGCTGCCTTTCTGCAAATTTAATTATTGTATCAAAAGCTGAAGCAGCCTCTCCCCAAGTTATTTTGTCCTCTTCACTAAAATCATCTTCTTCACTGTCTTTATCAGTGTCCTTTGACTTTTCAGTATTCAAAACAGTCTCTATTATTTCTGTATCAACAACAGTATGTGTCACTTCAACCCCCTTGTCAGCTTCAACCCACTCTTCTAGCTCACTTTCATGAAGTTTGTTGATGGGGTGTGAAGAAGGAGTATCCTTCACCATTTCAAGAATTTGTGCGAATGTATTTTTTCTAACTCTTACTTTAAAGCCTTCAAATTCATCTTCATCAGAAGACACTTCTGCAAACATAACACTAGGCCACAATTTTATCCAAGCTCTCCTTAATGTTTCACTTTTAACAGAATTCCAGGCACAAGCAACATTAAAAATTGCATCTTTTATATTATAACGAGATTGAAAATCCTGTATAGTGCCTTCATGATTGATCAACTCTCTCAGGAAATCTCTTCTGTAATAACATTTCATATTCTGGATGATGCCCTGGTCCATAGGTTGAATCAATGAAGTAACACTAGCAGGCAGGAAGATGGTAAAAATATTACCAGACACTAATTCTGTTTCATGAGGGTGAGCTCTACAATTGTCTAGCAATAGAATAGCTTTGCTATCTTCAGGTAAGcttatttttctaaaatgttcTTTCACTGCAGGTACAAAAACATGATGAAACCAATCATAAAAAATTTCTTTGTTCATCCATGAATTACCTTGCGCTTTGTAAACAATAGGTAAATGTGCAACACCTTTGAAAGCTCTAGGATGATTATATTTCCCAATCACCAAAAGTTTTATTTTATGCGAGCCTGCAGCATTAGCACATGTAAGAACAGTTAGTCGGTCTTTATTCTGCTTAAAACCAGCAGCTTTAGATTCACTTGCACCTGCTAGGGTAGAATTTGGCAAGCATCGCCAAAATAGGCAAGTTTCATCAGCATTATAAATTTGTTCAGGGGATAGATCATGTTCAGCAATTAAATTTCTAAAAAATTCACAATATTTTTCTGCAGCTTCACGGTCAGCCGATTTTTGTTCGCTTGGTACATCTAGCTTTCTAATGCCGTGACGAAGTTTAAAACATGAAAGCCATCCATCAGAAAATGCACACGGCTCAGTCAATTGCATTTGCTTATAAAAATCTTTTGCcttttcaatgagcattggaccAGATATAGAGGCACCCTCCGATCGTTTCAATGAAAACCATTCATATAAAACACTGTCTAGTTGCTCTAATTTAGGCATATGCAGAGTATGGCGTTGTTCAACAGCTTTATTTGACTCACAACTAGCAAAAAATTTGAGCAATTGTCCTTTCTGAGCCTTGATGTCGTATATTGTGGACGAGCCAACATTGTACTCTTGCATCAAAACATTCCTATTCTCGCCCTTTTCAAGACGTGTACAAATatctattttctgttttaatgtCAACACAACTCTCTTACGtttctttcctttgctttttgCTGGTATTTTGGATGCCATGATGGTAGGGTGGCGTTGATATTTTACGATAAACACAGGACAATACACAGAGTAATAAACCGACCAATCACAATGGCGGATACAAACAGAAAGAACAGCAATCAGCTCTTCTTGGCTAACTCGAGCGTAGTCCGACTGCTCTCGGAAATACTTGGGTCCCAAATAACTTCGGCATCGATTCCGGTTAGCTTCGGCATTGGTCCTTgttactagattgaagatttgtattgggagagaTCAGAAATGCCCGTttctagagctttctggttggtaaagtgccggataacacagcttttactgtatacagttaatttttttttttaaatagtgcagttttcctttaaaaatggaGATGTGGAAAAGACAGCTGCAAATTCACTTGAACTTCCGCTTCACGTTGCTGAGCCAGCTGTTAAtattcctgctctctctctctcagctgcaaTAGGAAACAGCTTTCAATTATCTGGTTTTATGCAAACACCCAGATAACAGTCTCctattgtgtgtttgttttacctGGTCACCCCCTTTGCCATATGATCTCCAGTTAACTCTCACATGACAGCAGCTCAGTGTTGGATGTGAAGCAGACTGGTGGTCTAGAGTCAGATATGAGCTCCTTTCCAGCACTGGCTGCCCAGGGTCTTTAGCACAAGAAGGGAAACTTCCACTCAGGAGTGCCCTTCCTCAATTGCTTTTATATATAACAATAAGAATCCATTTAGAAAGGAGTAACAAACCAGCATCCCATCTAGCAAGTTTCCCAACAAGTCTTCAGCAAGACAAAAGCCAATAAACCTAGGTTTTCGGTAACAATATaaaaagaggtttcagagtagcagccgtgttagtctgtatccacaaaaagaacaggagtacttgtggcaccttagagactaacacatttattagagcataataaaaAGAGCAATCAATGGAAATCGTTAAAGCGACACAATCAGCTGAGAACACTGGAATTATTGTTTACCTGCTTGTGTTAAGAGTAATATCTACTATCACTGAAAGAAGTTAGCAAGGGAAaaatgcccctccccccggcttaatttgtgcatttgacagcactttgcatATAGTTAGTTCCACTGTTTCCCCTGTTCTTTGTGAGCCTTTCATACAGCAACAGGACAGAAAgaaacattttagaaaagaggAAAGTGTGACTGTAAAGACATAAACATTGGCCCGGGGACTTGGAAACAGATGTGGAACCGGAAAGCTCTCTCAGTATGTATTTTAAAACTGCATGTTGAGCGTGTCAACTTCAAACATCCAGACTGAACCTCCCCGTCACAGAAATGAGAGATGAAAAATCTGTATTTGTTCTAGTCCACCTCCTCCAGCCCTCACAAAAAGTTTTTGCTTTAGAATTTGAATCAGGGTTCACCAAATCAAATCCGCTACAGCAACTCCCATCCTCACCCTTGCATCTCCCCTTCCCACTCAGGTCAGGTAGTAGCATATCCCGGATCTGTAAGTGCCATTTGCTCCTCAAGTCAATATTTGCTGTGAGTGCCTGTGGAACCGGAGTTTTCCTCCCAACCATAATTAAGCTAGCAATTGAAGAAGGCGGAACAAGCAACTGGAAGAAAGGAAACACAAGGTCCAGGGAGGGCCTGTAACAGACAATGAAAGGTGCTGCCCTACCCTCGCAGCATGACACCCAGTTAAGTTTTTACACCTATGCACAATTCCATGGATCTCGTCCCTTATCACATCCAGATTAAACAGTTTCTATTATATTTGTAGACCTGATTCATTCCAGGAAATATCTCTGCAAGGTTTATAACCTACTAGCCTAGTAGTGTTTTGGGTTGCTGTAAATATAAGTATAAGGACAGGAATGATGCAATGACAGTGGATTAACCCTCTGACTTTATCTCTAGTGACCAAGTGATTTAGAGCAACAGTTAAAGGAGTTTAAAAGGCTTCATCC
This genomic window contains:
- the JRK gene encoding jerky protein homolog, with the translated sequence MASKIPAKSKGKKRKRVVLTLKQKIDICTRLEKGENRNVLMQEYNVGSSTIYDIKAQKGQLLKFFASCESNKAVEQRHTLHMPKLEQLDSVLYEWFSLKRSEGASISGPMLIEKAKDFYKQMQLTEPCAFSDGWLSCFKLRHGIRKLDVPSEQKSADREAAEKYCEFFRNLIAEHDLSPEQIYNADETCLFWRCLPNSTLAGASESKAAGFKQNKDRLTVLTCANAAGSHKIKLLVIGKYNHPRAFKGVAHLPIVYKAQGNSWMNKEIFYDWFHHVFVPAVKEHFRKISLPEDSKAILLLDNCRAHPHETELVSGNIFTIFLPASVTSLIQPMDQGIIQNMKCYYRRDFLRELINHEGTIQDFQSRYNIKDAIFNVACAWNSVKSETLRRAWIKLWPSVMFAEVSSDEDEFEGFKVRVRKNTFAQILEMVKDTPSSHPINKLHESELEEWVEADKGVEVTHTVVDTEIIETVLNTEKSKDTDKDSEEDDFSEEDKITWGEAASAFDTIIKFAERQPCYTAQEVMQLHMLHSTFMQKRQKTSKQADIRDLVKKAASRVCHGASADSAQSPTPSTATMIIDVDNDDPDGTARS